The sequence TTCTTGAAGTCGTAGGTCTCGGGCGCGGGCCGCTCGGTGCCCGTGTGGATGTTGCAGTAGCTCGTCGGCTGCATCCCCTCCTTGAATAGCTCCAGCTCCGTCTCGGGGCACGATGGATTGGCCAGGAGCCCCGTCTGGGCGCAGATGAGGACGCTGACCACGCCGCTCGGCACCGGGAATTCCTGAGGCGCCTTGCCCTTCGTAGCCGTGCCGATGACATCGACCCAGATCGGAAGCGCCGCTGCCGCGCCCGTCATCCCGGGCCCGATCTTCTGCTTCCGGTCGAATCCGACCCAGACTCCCGTCACGAGGCCGGGGACATACCCGACAAACCAGGCGTCGGAGTAGTCGTCCGTCGTCCCGGTCTTCCCCGCGGCGGGCACGCTGAGTCCCAGCGCGCGCGCGGAGGCGGCGGTGCCGTTCTCGACCACGCTCGAGAGCATGCTCGTCATCGTGAGCGCGGTCTCGGGGCTCAACGCTTCCTCGGCCGTGGGTCTCGCCTGCTCGAGTACCTTCCCGTTCTTGTCCTCGACGCGGAGCACGAACACGGGCGCCACGCGAATTCCCTGGTTCGCGAAGACCCCGTACGCCGACGTCAGCTCGAGGAGATTCACTTCCGACGTGCCGAGGGCCAGTGAGAGATCGCCGACGAGCTGAGTCCGGATCCCCATCCGCCTGGCATACGAAGTCACGAGAGTGGTGCCCAGCTTCTGCAGCAGCTTCGCGGCCGGGACATTGATCGAGTGGGCGAGGGCGGCTCGGAGCGTGACCGGGCCGCGGAATTGCTTGTCGTAGTTCTGCGGCGCCCATTCCTCTCCGTTTCCGGCGCGGAACGAGACCGGCGTGTCCAGGATGACGTCGGTCGGAGTGAAGCCGTTGTCGATCGCCGCGGCGTAGATGAACGGCTTGAATGCCGATCCGGGCTGACGGCTCGCCTGCACGGCCCGGTTGAAGTTCGAGTCGTTGAAATCGCGCCCGCCGATCAGGGCCCGGATCTGTCCATTCGAGGGATCGATGCTCACGACCGCGCCCTGGAGATACTCGGTCTGCATCTTCTCCTTCAGGCTCGCGACCTGCGCCTTGGCCGCGAGCGTGGCGCGCGTGCGCTTGTATTGATTCCGAGACTCGAGCGCCGTCAGCCGCCGCTCGAGCGATTCCTCGGCGGCGATCTGAAGGTCTATGTCGATCGACGTGTAGACGCGAAGGCCGCCTTCATAGATCTGATTCGATCCGTAGCGCTCGTCCAGGTACTGGCGGACCATCTCCATGAAATAGGGCGCGGAGCGAGTGTCGACCCGGGTCTTGGTCACGCCGAGCGGCGCCTCGCAGGCGGCCTCGTACTGCGCGCGGTTGAGATTCTTCGTCTGGAGCATTGCGGCGAGCACGAGGTTCCGGCGCTTGAGCGCCCTGTCGGGCTCCCTTCGCGGCGAGTAATCCCGCGGGTTTCGCGGAAGGCCGGCCAGGAGCGCGCACTCCGGAAGCGTCATCTCCTGCACGGGTTTTCCGAAGAACACCTTGGACGCGGCGTCGATCCCGTAGGCCCCTTCGCCGAAATAGATCTGGTTGAAGTACATCTCCAAGATCTCGTCCTTGGTGTACGTCTGCTCGATCCGGATGGCGAGGATCATCTCCTTGATCTTCCGGGTGACCGTCTTCTCGTGGGTGAGGAAGAGGTTTCGGGCGAGCTGCTGCGTGATCGTGCTGGCGCCCTGTTCCGGACGGCCCGCGATCACGTCGTTCACGAGCGCCCCCAAGACCCGCATCGGATCGATGCCCCAGTGGGTGTAGAAGCGGCGATCCTCGATGGCGAGGATCGCGTCGACCATGGCACGGGGTATCTGGCGCAGCGGGACAACCGAGCGGTTCTCTTTGTAGAACTCGTGGACGAGCTTTCCGTTGATGTCGTAGACGAGCGTTTTGACCGGGGGAGCGATCGTCTGGAGGCTGGCCGGAGACGGGAGATCCTTCTGGAGCCAATTCGCGACCCCAATGCCGACGCCGACCGTTCCGCACAGGATGATGATGATCGCGGGAACGGCGAACTGAGCAACGCCTCTCATGCTTGATCTCACGAAAATCCCTCTCTGGGAAAAGTGATCAACCCTGATCCTGACGCTAGGTACAGACCCAGGGGCGGTCAAGCCCCAATCTTGCTACACTACGCGACCCATGGCGTCCACGTCCCACACCGCCGAAATCGAA is a genomic window of Candidatus Eisenbacteria bacterium containing:
- a CDS encoding PBP1A family penicillin-binding protein codes for the protein MRGVAQFAVPAIIIILCGTVGVGIGVANWLQKDLPSPASLQTIAPPVKTLVYDINGKLVHEFYKENRSVVPLRQIPRAMVDAILAIEDRRFYTHWGIDPMRVLGALVNDVIAGRPEQGASTITQQLARNLFLTHEKTVTRKIKEMILAIRIEQTYTKDEILEMYFNQIYFGEGAYGIDAASKVFFGKPVQEMTLPECALLAGLPRNPRDYSPRREPDRALKRRNLVLAAMLQTKNLNRAQYEAACEAPLGVTKTRVDTRSAPYFMEMVRQYLDERYGSNQIYEGGLRVYTSIDIDLQIAAEESLERRLTALESRNQYKRTRATLAAKAQVASLKEKMQTEYLQGAVVSIDPSNGQIRALIGGRDFNDSNFNRAVQASRQPGSAFKPFIYAAAIDNGFTPTDVILDTPVSFRAGNGEEWAPQNYDKQFRGPVTLRAALAHSINVPAAKLLQKLGTTLVTSYARRMGIRTQLVGDLSLALGTSEVNLLELTSAYGVFANQGIRVAPVFVLRVEDKNGKVLEQARPTAEEALSPETALTMTSMLSSVVENGTAASARALGLSVPAAGKTGTTDDYSDAWFVGYVPGLVTGVWVGFDRKQKIGPGMTGAAAALPIWVDVIGTATKGKAPQEFPVPSGVVSVLICAQTGLLANPSCPETELELFKEGMQPTSYCNIHTGTERPAPETYDFKKTDSEAPPEERLRL